A window from Cryptomeria japonica chromosome 1, Sugi_1.0, whole genome shotgun sequence encodes these proteins:
- the LOC131079758 gene encoding LRR receptor-like serine/threonine-protein kinase RGI5 has protein sequence MEEKPMEVAILLYLICLSISITSATAALDYINSSYSHGDNKLDDLRGHKINGKFLVEEPKWSGGGSDKKDVEALLSFRKAITNDPTQFLSGWTADNADKVCSWNGIWCRSRTKRVVSIILPNKGLEGTISPSLGDLSLLRTLNLSRNNLTGRIPEQLGELKVLGSLDLSRNLLWGSIPITLANCTLLQWIRLSCNKLTGNIPTEFGGLAKLEHLRLSNNTLGGSIPTSLSNCTSLQGISIAYNNLRSSIPSVLGSIKNLQYIFLDGNFLSGPIPSSLSNCSQLSDIEVSGNNLSGSIPTEFGGLAKLEFLLLSNNRLGRSIPSSLSNCTSLRFISIGYNNLTGSIPSVLGLMKNLKYIYLEGNSLTGYIPPSLSNCSQLSFIALSHNSLTGSIPQELGSLQQLDRLYLQSNRFENRIPPDLGNCSSMNILFLGDNPLLSGKIPPELGNLRELHQLSMYGQPKVEGSIPPEIGNCSRLLWLDLGWSRITGRVPSSIFNLPLSTLALEGNQIEDRLEESFFNITMLEYLDLSFNRFYGTVPKSINKSTSLTKLSLSNNSLHGNLQVKFPHSLEIISAHSNNFSGDLPASLANCRNLQHLDFRKNRLTGELPGYVANFQELRVLSLGYNLLEGGIPAWITNLTYLHLLDLSNNKFVGNIPSHLQTLQGFVAAKVTESKINQDMTIAAKGNEYRLEYVIEANTILDLSNNHLSGEIPESIGSLTGLRLLNLSGNLLEGKLPPSLGNISTLEQLDVSRNALSGGIPQDLSKLTMLASLNVSFNRLCGMIPSGTQFDTFNETSFLENPPCLCGRPLQKCQQSNKTSTTGEEKRSLLSIVEERVSLIALGLGFGISFGGTISLISGSDKVKHLLHGSQG, from the coding sequence ATGGAAGAAAAGCCAATGGAGGTAGCAATTCTTCTGTATCTGATCTGCTTGTCAATTTCAATTACCAGTGCGACTGCAGCCTTAGATTACATCAACAGCTCATATTCTCATGGGGATAATAAGCTAGACGATCTCCGTGGCCACAAAATCAATGGAAAGTTTCTTGTTGAAGAACCTAAATGGAGCGGTGGTGGAAGTGACAAGAAGGATGTTGAAGCTCTCTTGTCCTTCCGGAAAGCAATTACAAATGACCCAACTCAATTTCTCTCCGGGTGGACTGCTGACAATGCAGACAAGGTGTGTTCGTGGAATGGTATTTGGTGCAGAAGTCGCACCAAAAGAGTAGTCTCCATTATCCTCCCTAACAAGGGATTGGAAGGTACCATCTCACCGTCCTTAGGAGACCTCTCCTTGTTGCGCACTTTGAATCTATCCCGTAATAACCTCACTGGAAGGATTCCAGAACAACTTGGGGAGCTCAAAGTTTTAGGGTCACTCGACCTGAGCAGGAATCTGCTGTGGGGATCTATCCCAATAACTCTGGCTAACTGCACGCTACTTCAGTGGATTAGGCTTTCATGCAACAAACTGACAGGGAACATACCAACAGAATTTGGTGGCCTGGCCAAGTTAGAGCACCTCCGGCTGTCCAACAATACTTTGGGTGGAAGCATTCCAACATCTTTGAGCAACTGCACGTCCCTCCAAGGTATATCCATTGCCTATAACAATCTCCGCAGTTCAATTCCTTCTGTTTTGGGTTCGATAAAAAATCTCCAGTATATTTTCTTGGATGGCAACTTTCTAAGTGGTCCCATACCGTCATCTCTTAGCAACTGTTCTCAATTGTCGGACATCGAAGTCTCCGGCAACAACTTATCAGGGAGCATACCAACAGAATTTGGTGGCCTGGCCAAATTGGAGTTTCTCTTGCTGTCCAACAATCGTCTGGGTAGAAGCATTCCATCTTCTTTGAGCAACTGCACTTCTCTCCGATTTATATCCATTGGCTATAACAATCTCACCGGTTCAATACCTTCTGTTTTGGGTTTGATGAAAAATCTCAAATATATCTACTTGGAAGGAAACTCACTAACCGGTTATATCCCACCTTCTCTTAGCAACTGTAGTCAGTTGTCCTTTATAGCACTCTCTCACAACAGCCTAACAGGAAGCATTCCCCAGGAACTAGGATCGCTTCAGCAATTAGATCGCCTATATCTGCAGTCTAACAGATTCGAAAACAGAATTCCTCCAGACCTGGGTAATTGCTCTTCGATGAATATTTTGTTTCTGGGGGATAATCCTTTACTGTCAGGTAAAATACCACCTGAACTGGGAAATTTGAGAGAGCTTCACCAGTTATCAATGTATGGGCAACCTAAGGTTGAGGGTTCTATTCCTCCTGAAATAGGGAATTGTAGCAGACTACTATGGCTGGATCTTGGATGGAGCAGAATTACCGGGAGGGTGCCCAGCAGCATATTCAATCTCCCTCTCTCAACTCTTGCCTTGGAGGGAAACCAAATTGAAGACAGGCTAGAAGAATCGTTCTTCAATATCACCATGCTGGAATATTTGGATCTTAGCTTTAACAGGTTCTATGGAACAGTTCCGAAATCAATTAATAAGTCTACATCCCTGACGAAGCTGAGTCTGTCAAACAATTCATTGCATGGAAATCTACAAGTAAAATTTCCACATTCGTTGGAAATTATATCTGCTCATTCTAACAACTTCTCTGGAGATCTGCCGGCATCCTTGGCTAACTGCAGGAATCTTCAACATTTGGATTTCAGGAAAAACAGATTAACAGGTGAGCTCCCTGGGTATGTTGCAAATTTTCAAGAGTTGAGAGTTTTAAGCCTGGGATACAATTTACTAGAGGGAGGTATTCCTGCATGGATCACAAACCTCACCTACTTGCACCTGCTAGATTTGTCAAACAATAAATTCGTTGGAAACATTCCATCCCACCTCCAAACTCTCCAGGGATTTGTTGCTGCGAAGGTAACTGAGTCAAAAATTAACCAGGATATGACAATTGCAGCAAAGGGAAATGAGTACCGCCTGGAATATGTGATAGAAGCAAACACCATATTAGACTTATCAAACAATCATCTCAGCGGGGAAATACCAGAAAGCATAGGGAGCCTGACTGGTCTGAGGCTGCTAAATCTGTCTGGAAACCTTCTGGAGGGGAAATTGCCACCATCTCTTGGAAATATCTCTACTTTGGAACAGTTAGACGTGTCTAGAAATGCCCTAAGCGGAGGAATTCCGCAGGACCTATCTAAACTGACCATGTTGGCGTCCTTGAATGTTTCCTTCAACAGACTGTGTGGAATGATACCAAGTGGGACGCAATTTGACACTTTCAACGAGACATCTTTCCTGGAAAATCCTCCGTGTTTGTGTGGGCGCCCCTTGCAAAAGTGCCAACAAAGTAACAAAACTTCAACAACAGGGGAGGAGAAGAGATCATTGCTGAGCATTGTAGAAGAACGCGTGTCACTGATAGCATTGGGTCTGGGATTTGGCATTTCGTTTGGCGGAACGATCTCTCTTATTAGTGGAAGCGACAAAGTTAAGCATTTGCTTCACGGCTCTCAAGGTTAA
- the LOC131079750 gene encoding receptor-like protein 33 — protein sequence MSGTIAPELGNLRGLTQLSIYGPTKVEGSIPPEIGSCSSLLWLDLGWNKITGMVPRSVFHPPLSTLALQGNQNEDTLAESFFNVTVLEYLDLSFNRFYGTVLKSINNSTSLWKLNLSNNSLHGDLELKFPYSLEIVSAYSNSFSGDLPASLANCRHLQHLDFRENKLTGELPEYVANFQELRVLSLAYNALEGRIPAWITNLTKLKLLDLSTNNRFVGNIPSHLQNLQGFVAPQVTKSKINQDMMIAAKGHEYRLEYVMAGNTILDLSNNCLHGEIAESMGSLTGLRLLNLSGNQLEGKIPPSLGNISSLEQLDLSRNDLSGRIPQDLSKLTILAVMNVSFNRLCGRIPSGTQFDTFNETSFLENPPCFCGRPLQKCQQNNETSTRGKEERPLLSIVEEHVSLVALGLEFGISFGGMISFICGKDILWRLLHSNF from the coding sequence ATGTCGGGAACTATAGCACCTGAGTTGGGGAATTTGAGAGGACTTACACAGTTATCAATCTATGGGCCAACTAAGGTTGAGGGTTCTATTCCTCCAGAAATAGGGAGCTGTAGCAGTCTCCTGTGGCTAGATCTCGGATGGAACAAAATTACTGGGATGGTGCCGAGAAGCGTATTCCATCCTCCTCTCTCAACTCTTGCCTTACAGGGAAACCAGAATGAAGACACGCTAGCAGAATCATTCTTCAATGTCACTGTTCTAGAATATTTGGATCTGAGCTTCAACAGATTCTATGGTACAGTTCTAAAGTCAATTAATAACTCCACATCCCTGTGGAAGCTGAATCTGTCAAACAATTCATTGCATGGAGATTTAGAATTAAAATTTCCATATTCATTGGAAATTGTGTCTGCTTATTCTAACAGCTTCTCTGGAGATTTACCTGCATCCTTGGCCAACTGTAGGCACCTTCAACACTTGGATTTCAGGGAGAACAAATTGACAGGTGAGCTTCCTGAGTATGTTGCCAATTTTCAAGAGTTGAGAGTTTTGAGCCTAGCATACAATGCACTTGAGGGACGTATTCCTGCATGGATCACAAATCTCACCAAATTGAAGCTGCTAGATTTGTCGACCAACAATAGATTCGTTGGGAACATTCCCTCCCATCTCCAAAATCTCCAGGGCTTTGTTGCTCCACAAGTAACCAAGTCAAAAATTAACCAGGATATGATGATTGCAGCAAAGGGACATGAGTACCGCCTGGAATATGTAATGGCAGGAAACACCATATTAGACTTATCAAACAATTGTCTCCACGGGGAAATAGCAGAAAGCATGGGAAGTCTGACTGGTCTGAGACTGCTTAATCTGTCTGGAAACCAACTGGAGGGTAAAATACCACCATCTCTTGGAAATATCTCTTCTTTGGAGCAGTTAGACTTGTCTAGAAATGACCTAAGTGGAAGAATTCCTCAGGATCTATCTAAACTGACTATATTGGCGGTCATGAATGTTTCATTCAACAGACTGTGTGGAAGGATACCAAGTGGAACGCAATTTGACACTTTCAACGAGACTTCTTTCCTGGAAAATCCTCCATGTTTCTGTGGGCGCCCCTTGCAAAAGTGCCAACAAAATAACGAAACTTCAACAAGAGGGAAGGAGGAGAGGCCACTGCTGAGTATCGTGGAAGAACACGTGTCACTGGTGGCATTGGGTCTGGAATTTGGCATTTCGTTTGGTGGAATGATCTCTTTCATTTGTGGAAAGGACATACTTTGGCGTTTGCTTCATAGTAATTTCTAG